A part of Nocardioides sp. WS12 genomic DNA contains:
- a CDS encoding glutamate ABC transporter substrate-binding protein encodes MIWIRTRRALLGAAAGVLLLGACGYDATVVPKPDVEESSQAAPAVPVECDNATESYASSGDRTAALRELTDRGQLVVGVSADTLKLGSANPFNKSTIEGFDIDVAKAIAGALGVQLKLRVIVAADRIKLLKSGDIDIVARNMTMNCARWTEIGFSAVYYNATQKVLVRKDADGRYLKYKGPQDLAGLRVCAPAGSTSIDNITRIEPDAVPVAAANHTGCLIKFQNGEVEAITGDDTVLAGLVAQDKYAVVPDQQKLTDEPYGIGANKDDVDLIRFINSVLDERRSNGAWQSSYNTWLKPYLGDASAPAPKYGR; translated from the coding sequence ATGATCTGGATCCGGACACGACGCGCCCTACTCGGCGCCGCTGCCGGGGTGCTGTTGCTCGGCGCTTGTGGGTACGACGCGACGGTGGTTCCCAAGCCAGACGTTGAAGAGTCCAGTCAGGCGGCTCCGGCGGTACCCGTCGAGTGTGACAACGCTACGGAGTCGTACGCGTCGAGCGGCGATCGCACTGCGGCCCTGCGTGAGCTCACGGATCGTGGTCAACTCGTCGTCGGCGTCTCGGCGGACACACTGAAGCTCGGGTCTGCGAATCCGTTCAACAAGAGCACCATCGAAGGTTTCGACATCGATGTCGCAAAGGCGATCGCCGGTGCGTTGGGCGTCCAGCTCAAGCTGCGCGTCATTGTGGCGGCCGATCGGATCAAGCTGCTGAAGTCCGGTGACATCGACATCGTCGCCCGCAACATGACGATGAACTGCGCTCGTTGGACGGAGATCGGGTTCTCCGCGGTCTACTACAACGCCACGCAGAAGGTGCTGGTCCGAAAGGACGCCGACGGGCGCTACCTCAAGTACAAGGGTCCTCAGGACCTGGCCGGCCTCCGCGTCTGTGCGCCGGCCGGCTCGACGAGCATCGACAACATCACCAGGATCGAGCCCGACGCGGTCCCGGTGGCCGCCGCCAACCACACCGGCTGCCTGATCAAGTTCCAGAACGGTGAGGTCGAGGCGATCACCGGTGACGACACCGTGCTGGCCGGCCTCGTCGCGCAGGACAAGTACGCCGTCGTACCGGATCAGCAGAAGCTCACCGATGAGCCCTACGGCATCGGAGCCAACAAGGACGACGTCGACCTGATCAGGTTCATCAACTCCGTCCTTGACGAGCGTCGGAGCAACGGTGCGTGGCAGTCGTCGTACAACACCTGGCTCAAGCCCTATCTGGGGGACGCTTCGGCACCCGCGCCGAAGTACGGCCGGTGA
- a CDS encoding AAA family ATPase: MKNSGTTTLAAALAALVAAARAAGVDETAARAEGEAVAATVSERSRGAFVVWSEQTGRAVSAEEHAQAAKRGNRFRAGPTPLMAQLLLAKSTHSADYAGALADVALAGSALGEPGPDAIGAATTVTTAQLGGGFTVRNLEGPASGRGAFDLPERQPVPGFGDDMLDQVRRVGEQVRRQLGALDGAVPPDPSLVEVRGAPAPSLETTEGTQAQAAEPETPVVEEPEPEEPTKSVEELLAELDALTGLKNVKGEIHRQAAVLRVEGLRKKAGLESPTITRHLVFNGNPGTGKTTVARLVAGIYRALGLLSKGQLVECDRSELVAGYLGQTAQKTAELVKSAEGGVLFIDEAYSLSGDQYGKEAIDTLVKEMEDKRDDLVVIVAGYPLPMAIFISENPGLESRFRTTIDFADYTDDELAEIFAGMAKGADYDAGDDVVARLREILGEAHRGPSFGNARFVRNLLEAAIGHHAWRLREITEPTLEQLRTLEPDDLVVDPNEASAEPAVEDGVVVPPEDAAPAEPVDPFGDDATAARPAPEPTPLVEPVETQEES, encoded by the coding sequence GTGAAGAACTCCGGTACGACGACCCTGGCCGCCGCGCTCGCCGCGCTCGTCGCTGCGGCCCGCGCTGCTGGCGTCGACGAGACGGCCGCACGCGCTGAGGGCGAGGCCGTGGCAGCGACCGTGTCCGAGCGCTCCCGCGGTGCGTTCGTGGTGTGGTCGGAGCAGACCGGTCGCGCGGTCTCGGCCGAGGAGCACGCCCAGGCGGCCAAGCGGGGCAACCGGTTCCGCGCCGGCCCGACGCCGCTGATGGCGCAGTTGCTGCTGGCGAAGTCGACGCACTCGGCTGACTACGCCGGCGCACTGGCCGACGTGGCCCTCGCCGGGAGCGCACTGGGGGAGCCCGGTCCTGACGCGATCGGTGCCGCAACGACGGTGACGACCGCGCAACTGGGTGGCGGGTTCACCGTCCGCAATCTCGAAGGTCCCGCGTCGGGCAGGGGAGCGTTCGACCTCCCCGAGCGCCAGCCGGTCCCCGGTTTCGGTGACGACATGCTCGACCAGGTCCGTCGCGTCGGTGAGCAGGTACGACGCCAGCTGGGTGCGCTGGACGGCGCCGTGCCGCCGGACCCGTCGCTGGTTGAGGTGCGAGGTGCGCCAGCACCGAGCCTCGAAACCACCGAGGGGACACAGGCCCAGGCCGCCGAACCGGAGACCCCGGTCGTCGAGGAGCCCGAGCCCGAGGAGCCGACGAAGAGCGTCGAAGAACTCCTCGCCGAGCTGGACGCCCTCACCGGCCTGAAGAACGTGAAGGGCGAGATCCACCGGCAGGCCGCCGTACTCCGGGTGGAGGGGCTGCGGAAGAAGGCCGGCCTCGAGAGCCCGACCATCACGCGGCACCTCGTCTTCAACGGCAACCCCGGCACCGGCAAGACCACGGTCGCGCGACTGGTGGCCGGCATCTACCGCGCCCTCGGGCTGCTCTCCAAGGGTCAGCTCGTCGAGTGCGACCGGTCCGAGCTGGTCGCCGGCTACCTCGGGCAGACCGCCCAGAAGACGGCCGAGCTGGTGAAGTCCGCCGAGGGCGGTGTGCTGTTCATCGACGAGGCGTACTCGCTCTCGGGTGACCAGTACGGCAAGGAAGCCATCGACACCCTGGTGAAGGAGATGGAGGACAAGCGCGACGACCTCGTCGTCATCGTCGCCGGCTACCCGCTCCCGATGGCCATCTTCATCTCGGAGAACCCCGGCCTCGAGAGCCGGTTCCGCACCACCATCGACTTCGCCGACTACACCGACGACGAGCTGGCCGAGATCTTCGCCGGCATGGCCAAGGGCGCCGATTACGACGCCGGTGACGACGTGGTTGCCCGGCTGCGCGAGATCCTCGGCGAGGCCCACCGCGGCCCGTCGTTCGGCAACGCGCGCTTCGTCCGCAACCTGTTGGAGGCGGCCATCGGCCACCACGCCTGGCGGTTGCGGGAGATCACCGAGCCGACGCTCGAGCAGTTGCGCACCCTCGAACCGGACGACCTCGTGGTCGACCCGAACGAGGCGTCGGCCGAGCCTGCCGTCGAGGACGGCGTCGTCGTACCGCCCGAGGACGCCGCGCCGGCCGAACCGGTCGACCCGTTCGGCGACGACGCCACGGCCGCCCGCCCGGCCCCTGAACCGACCCCGTTGGTCGAGCCTGTCGAGACCCAGGAGGAATCGTGA
- a CDS encoding toxic anion resistance protein has translation MTTDGSQAPAPEPSPLAPPEAVLTLTAPEAAAPVVETAAPKMAPQVAAAMVPELDAKVDNFLTALTSTKAGSPEFAAQAENVRTMGDADIRKAAETSNRMLDKPVMALKEGGIAQGSKVGKTLLELRRTVEDLDPGQATGVKKWFDKLPFNDKIEDYFRKYQSSQSQLNGILHSLRSGQDELTRDNVALNLEKTNLWSVMGRLNQYIYVAEKLDTKLSARIAELELSDPDTAKTLSQDVLFYVRQKHQDLLTQLAVSIQAYLAIDIIIKNNIELIKGVDRASTTTMSALRTAVIVAQALNNQKLVLDQITALNTTTSNMIQRTSEMLKENSAAIQEQAASSTIGMEQLQAAFANIYATMDSIDEFKLKALDNMSTTIGVLETEVQKSKAYIERVQQHDSRNAAGTLNIS, from the coding sequence ATGACCACCGACGGTTCCCAGGCCCCTGCCCCCGAGCCCAGTCCGCTCGCACCCCCCGAGGCCGTTCTGACGCTGACTGCGCCGGAAGCGGCCGCGCCCGTCGTCGAGACCGCAGCGCCGAAGATGGCGCCGCAGGTTGCGGCTGCGATGGTGCCCGAACTGGATGCCAAGGTCGACAACTTCCTGACCGCGCTGACCAGCACGAAGGCCGGCAGTCCGGAGTTCGCGGCACAGGCCGAGAACGTTCGCACCATGGGTGACGCGGACATCCGCAAGGCCGCCGAGACGTCCAACCGGATGCTCGACAAGCCGGTGATGGCGCTCAAGGAAGGCGGCATCGCGCAGGGTTCCAAGGTCGGCAAGACGCTGCTCGAACTGCGTCGTACGGTCGAGGACCTCGACCCCGGGCAGGCCACCGGTGTCAAGAAGTGGTTCGACAAGCTGCCCTTCAACGACAAGATCGAGGACTACTTCCGCAAGTACCAGTCCTCGCAGAGCCAGCTCAACGGCATCCTGCACTCGCTGCGCAGCGGGCAGGACGAGCTGACCCGGGACAACGTCGCGCTCAACCTCGAGAAGACGAACCTGTGGTCGGTCATGGGTCGCCTCAACCAGTACATCTACGTCGCCGAGAAGCTCGACACGAAGCTGTCGGCCCGCATCGCCGAGCTCGAACTCAGTGACCCGGACACCGCCAAGACGCTGTCGCAGGACGTGCTGTTCTACGTCCGCCAGAAGCACCAGGACCTGCTGACGCAGCTCGCGGTGTCGATCCAGGCCTACCTGGCGATCGACATCATCATCAAGAACAACATCGAGCTCATCAAGGGTGTCGACCGGGCGTCCACCACGACGATGTCCGCGCTGCGGACTGCCGTCATCGTGGCGCAGGCGCTGAACAACCAGAAGCTCGTGCTCGACCAGATCACCGCGCTCAACACCACGACGTCGAACATGATCCAGCGCACCTCGGAGATGCTCAAGGAGAACTCCGCTGCGATCCAGGAGCAGGCGGCGTCCTCGACGATCGGCATGGAGCAGTTGCAGGCGGCGTTCGCCAACATCTACGCCACCATGGACTCGATCGACGAGTTCAAGCTCAAGGCCCTCGACAACATGTCGACCACGATCGGTGTCCTCGAGACCGAGGTGCAGAAGTCCAAGGCCTACATCGAGCGGGTGCAGCAGCACGACTCCCGCAACGCCGCCGGCACGCTCAACATCTCCTGA
- a CDS encoding PLP-dependent aminotransferase family protein, translating to MEQSTFLAASRLATLVEGFDRSPAYVGLADALRELIGDGRIAYGTRLPSERDLTDALGVSRTTVTRAYAVLRDTAYAQAQQGSGTFTRLPGGPTRALDRALWPTDVSEGVIDLVCAAATAPPGIAAAYTEAAAELPAHLGGHGYYPAGMPALQAAIAASYDARGLPTAPEQIIVTPGALAATAVIGSALVGPRDRVLVESPTYPNAVQALRTGGGRLTSIPLDPSGWDLDAVAQVLGRTSPRLVHVMPDFHNPTGLVMTEAERATYAKTLARNDATAVVDEAHHLLRLDDAPALRPFACFSKDAVTVGSASKSVWGGLRLGWIRAPHALVDRLTRARVGLDLGAPVLEQLVLTRLLNGDHDAMVALQRDRLRTQRDALATAVATTLPDWTFRMPAGGMALWLQLPSAGATALSVEAERHGVLLAPGPSFAPEGGLDRYLRIPYAVDAPQLVEAVNRIAAAWAVVERTAAPRSTKRSGKASVLVA from the coding sequence ATGGAGCAGTCCACTTTCCTCGCAGCCTCGCGACTCGCCACCCTGGTCGAAGGGTTCGACCGCTCCCCCGCGTACGTCGGCCTGGCCGACGCCCTGCGCGAACTGATCGGCGACGGCCGGATCGCCTATGGCACCCGTCTGCCCAGCGAGCGCGACCTCACCGACGCGCTCGGCGTCTCCCGGACCACCGTCACGCGTGCGTACGCCGTCCTCCGCGACACCGCCTACGCCCAGGCCCAGCAGGGCAGCGGCACCTTCACCCGCCTGCCGGGTGGGCCGACCCGCGCCCTCGACCGCGCCCTGTGGCCGACCGACGTCAGCGAGGGCGTGATCGACCTCGTCTGCGCCGCCGCCACCGCACCGCCCGGCATTGCCGCGGCCTACACCGAAGCCGCGGCCGAACTACCCGCCCATCTCGGCGGCCACGGCTACTACCCCGCCGGCATGCCCGCCCTGCAAGCCGCTATCGCTGCGTCGTACGACGCCCGGGGGTTGCCGACCGCACCGGAACAGATCATCGTCACACCGGGCGCGCTGGCCGCGACCGCAGTGATCGGCAGCGCCCTGGTCGGCCCCCGGGACCGGGTGCTGGTCGAGTCACCCACCTATCCGAACGCCGTACAGGCACTGCGGACCGGCGGCGGGCGACTCACGTCGATCCCCCTCGATCCGTCGGGCTGGGATCTCGACGCAGTGGCCCAGGTGCTGGGTCGGACCAGTCCGCGTCTCGTCCACGTGATGCCCGACTTCCACAACCCGACCGGGCTGGTGATGACGGAGGCCGAGCGCGCGACGTACGCGAAGACACTGGCCCGCAACGACGCCACTGCGGTGGTCGACGAGGCCCACCACCTGCTTCGCCTGGACGATGCGCCCGCGCTGCGTCCGTTCGCGTGCTTCAGCAAGGACGCCGTCACGGTGGGCAGCGCCAGCAAGAGCGTGTGGGGCGGCCTGCGACTGGGCTGGATCCGCGCACCCCACGCGCTCGTCGACCGCCTGACCCGGGCCCGGGTCGGCCTCGACCTCGGCGCCCCGGTGCTCGAGCAACTGGTGCTGACCCGCCTGCTCAACGGGGACCACGACGCCATGGTGGCCCTGCAGCGCGACCGACTGCGGACGCAGCGCGACGCCCTCGCCACGGCCGTGGCGACGACACTGCCCGACTGGACCTTCCGGATGCCGGCAGGCGGGATGGCGCTGTGGCTCCAGCTTCCCTCAGCAGGCGCGACGGCCCTGTCCGTGGAAGCCGAGCGACACGGCGTACTCCTGGCGCCCGGTCCGTCGTTCGCCCCGGAGGGGGGCCTGGACCGGTACCTGCGCATCCCCTACGCCGTTGACGCACCCCAGTTGGTGGAGGCGGTCAACCGGATCGCGGCGGCCTGGGCCGTCGTCGAACGAACCGCCGCCCCCCGCTCCACGAAGCGGAGCGGGAAGGCGAGCGTTCTCGTCGCCTGA
- the serA gene encoding phosphoglycerate dehydrogenase — translation MTSRPVVLIAEELSPATVEALGPDFEIRHCNGADRAELLPAIADVDAILVRSATKVDAEALAAAKRLKVVARAGVGLDNVDVKAATQSGVMVVNAPTSNIVSAAELAVALMLAAARHVSPAHAALRNGEWKRSKYTGIELFEKTVGIVGLGRIGVLVAQRLSAFGMSVIAYDPYVQAGRAAQMGVRLVDLDTLMAESDFMSVHLPKTPETAGLIGAEQLAKAKSSLVLVNAARGGIVDEAALYDALKTGRIAAAGLDVFAKEPCTDSPLFELENVVATPHLGASTDEAQEKAGIAVAKSVRLALSGELVPDAVNVQGGVIAEDVRPGISLTEKLGQIFTGVAGEVAQQLDVEVRGEIAEHDVKVLELAALKGVFSSVVEDQVSYVNAPLLAAERGVAVRLITESESPDHRNLITLRGTLADGSQVSVSGTLVGIHQRERLVEVNGFDIDIEPTDHLAFFTYVDRPGMVGTVGQILGQAQVNIAGMQVSRETKGGEALVALSVDSAIPAETLAEIETAIEATSIRAVDVV, via the coding sequence GTGACTTCTCGTCCCGTCGTACTCATCGCCGAAGAGCTGAGCCCCGCCACTGTCGAGGCGCTCGGCCCGGACTTCGAGATCCGCCACTGCAACGGTGCCGACCGCGCCGAGTTGCTGCCCGCCATCGCCGACGTCGACGCCATCCTGGTGCGGTCCGCGACGAAGGTGGACGCCGAGGCGCTCGCCGCGGCGAAGCGGCTCAAGGTCGTCGCGCGTGCCGGTGTCGGCCTCGACAACGTCGACGTGAAGGCAGCCACCCAGTCGGGCGTCATGGTCGTCAACGCGCCCACCTCCAATATCGTCTCCGCTGCCGAGCTCGCCGTTGCGCTGATGCTCGCCGCGGCCCGCCACGTGTCGCCGGCCCACGCCGCGCTGCGCAACGGGGAGTGGAAGCGCTCCAAGTACACCGGCATCGAGCTGTTCGAGAAGACCGTCGGCATCGTCGGCCTCGGCCGCATCGGCGTCCTCGTCGCGCAGCGCCTGTCCGCCTTCGGCATGTCCGTCATCGCCTACGACCCCTATGTGCAGGCCGGTCGCGCCGCGCAGATGGGCGTGCGCCTCGTTGACCTCGACACGCTGATGGCCGAGTCGGACTTCATGTCCGTGCACCTGCCCAAGACCCCCGAGACCGCTGGCCTCATCGGCGCCGAGCAGCTCGCGAAGGCCAAGTCCTCGCTCGTGCTGGTCAACGCCGCCCGCGGTGGCATCGTCGACGAGGCCGCGCTGTACGACGCCCTCAAGACTGGCCGCATCGCTGCTGCCGGCCTCGACGTCTTCGCCAAGGAGCCGTGCACCGACAGCCCGCTCTTCGAGCTCGAGAACGTCGTCGCGACGCCGCACCTCGGTGCGTCCACCGACGAGGCGCAGGAGAAGGCCGGCATCGCCGTCGCCAAGTCCGTCCGCCTCGCGCTCTCCGGTGAGCTCGTCCCCGACGCCGTCAACGTCCAGGGTGGCGTGATCGCCGAGGACGTGCGTCCCGGTATCTCCCTCACCGAGAAGCTCGGCCAGATCTTCACCGGTGTCGCCGGTGAGGTCGCCCAGCAGCTCGACGTCGAGGTCCGCGGCGAGATCGCCGAGCACGACGTCAAGGTGCTCGAACTCGCTGCCCTCAAGGGTGTCTTCAGCAGCGTCGTCGAGGACCAGGTCTCCTACGTCAACGCGCCGCTGCTCGCCGCCGAGCGCGGCGTGGCCGTCCGCCTGATCACCGAGAGCGAGAGCCCCGACCACCGCAACCTGATCACGCTCCGCGGCACCCTCGCCGACGGCTCGCAGGTGTCGGTCAGCGGCACGCTCGTCGGTATCCACCAGCGCGAGCGCCTCGTCGAGGTCAACGGCTTCGACATCGACATCGAGCCCACCGACCACCTCGCGTTCTTCACCTACGTCGACCGCCCGGGCATGGTCGGCACCGTCGGCCAGATCCTCGGCCAGGCGCAGGTCAACATCGCCGGCATGCAGGTCTCCCGTGAGACCAAGGGCGGCGAGGCGCTCGTCGCCCTGTCTGTCGACTCGGCCATCCCGGCCGAGACCCTCGCCGAGATCGAGACGGCCATCGAGGCCACCTCGATCCGCGCGGTCGACGTCGTCTAG
- the efeB gene encoding iron uptake transporter deferrochelatase/peroxidase subunit, protein MTTGAAKVSRRGLLGGGIGVGAVAGVAGAFVAGRGTADEDAAAAVVSSYAFRGERQAGIVTPAQDRLHFVALDVTTEDRDELIGLLQQWTEAAERMTQGGSAGPVGPVRGATDVPPDDTGEAIGLPASRLTITFGFGPTLFRTTDGKDRFGIADQRPEALEPLPHFRGDIDDPARSGGDICIQACADDPQVAVHAIRNLVRMGFGVTAVRWSQLGFGRTSTTSTSQSTPRNLFGFKDGTANVKAEEAQALAEHVWVGKDDDQASGWLTGGSYLVTRRINMTIEVWDRQPLGDQEQFVGRTKDAGAPLSGGDEFTDPDFELPGRSGPIIPTDAHVRIVHPDQNDGARMLRRGYNFVDGSDDIGGLNAGLFFIAYVRDPRTHFIPVQRQMASSDALMEYLKFTGSALFAVPPGVAAGEYVGQGLFG, encoded by the coding sequence ATGACAACAGGGGCAGCAAAGGTCAGCAGGCGCGGGCTCCTCGGCGGTGGCATCGGTGTCGGGGCCGTCGCCGGGGTGGCCGGCGCGTTCGTCGCGGGGCGCGGCACCGCCGATGAGGACGCCGCCGCGGCGGTCGTGTCGTCGTACGCCTTCCGTGGGGAAAGGCAGGCGGGCATCGTCACGCCCGCCCAGGACCGACTGCACTTCGTCGCCCTGGACGTGACCACGGAGGACCGCGACGAACTGATCGGCCTGCTCCAGCAGTGGACCGAGGCTGCTGAGCGGATGACGCAGGGTGGCTCGGCCGGACCGGTCGGCCCGGTCCGGGGGGCGACCGACGTACCGCCCGACGACACCGGCGAGGCGATCGGCCTGCCGGCCAGCCGGCTCACGATCACGTTCGGATTCGGGCCGACGCTGTTTCGCACCACCGACGGCAAGGACCGGTTCGGGATCGCCGATCAGCGACCCGAGGCGCTCGAGCCGTTGCCGCACTTCCGCGGTGACATCGACGACCCGGCCCGTAGCGGCGGGGACATCTGCATCCAGGCGTGCGCCGACGACCCGCAGGTCGCCGTCCACGCGATCCGCAACCTGGTCCGGATGGGCTTCGGGGTCACCGCCGTGCGCTGGTCCCAGTTGGGCTTCGGTCGTACGTCGACGACCTCGACCAGCCAGTCGACCCCGCGCAACCTGTTCGGGTTCAAGGACGGGACGGCGAACGTCAAGGCCGAGGAGGCCCAGGCGCTCGCCGAGCACGTCTGGGTCGGCAAGGACGACGACCAGGCTTCGGGCTGGCTCACGGGCGGGTCCTACCTCGTCACCCGGCGCATCAACATGACCATCGAGGTCTGGGACCGGCAGCCGCTCGGCGACCAGGAGCAGTTCGTCGGCCGCACCAAGGACGCTGGTGCACCGCTGTCCGGTGGCGACGAGTTCACCGACCCCGACTTCGAACTGCCCGGGCGCAGCGGACCGATCATCCCCACCGACGCGCATGTCCGGATCGTCCACCCGGACCAGAACGACGGCGCCCGGATGCTCCGCCGCGGTTACAACTTCGTCGACGGCAGTGATGACATCGGCGGGCTCAACGCCGGCCTGTTCTTCATTGCCTACGTCCGCGACCCGCGCACGCACTTCATCCCCGTGCAACGTCAGATGGCGTCCAGCGACGCGCTCATGGAGTACCTCAAGTTCACCGGATCCGCGCTGTTCGCCGTACCTCCTGGCGTGGCTGCGGGGGAGTACGTCGGCCAGGGACTCTTCGGCTGA
- the efeO gene encoding iron uptake system protein EfeO encodes MRKTLLASLATLAVVPALAACTENASPDSESGDARTLAVASTKDACDVSAKTAPAGTISFDVSNTGSDVTEFYLLAEDGLRIVGEVENIGPSLTKTLTVTVPEGEYVTACKPGMVGEGIRADFKVTSSDEKVTVSADEAELIEQATNNYRAYVQDQTSQLLVKTKEFVELYKAGDSDDEARALYPVAREHWERIETVAESFGDLDPKMDAREADVDFAAGEKWTGWHAIEKDLWPARAEKYAAWTPEERATYADDLLANTVELDKRVQATGTGALEYPLDAIANGSRGLLEEVATGKVTGEEEFWSRTDLWDFQANVDGARIAFEGVQPVLETKNAELAEQLTTRFTELNELLDGHRKGDGFVYYDELTKDDVDQLAAAVNTLSEPLSHLTAAVVS; translated from the coding sequence ATGCGCAAGACCCTGCTCGCCTCGCTGGCCACGCTGGCCGTCGTACCCGCCCTCGCTGCATGCACCGAGAACGCCTCGCCCGATTCCGAGAGCGGCGATGCCCGCACGCTGGCTGTCGCGTCGACCAAGGACGCCTGCGACGTCTCGGCCAAGACCGCTCCGGCGGGCACGATCAGCTTCGACGTCTCCAACACGGGCTCCGACGTCACCGAGTTCTACCTGCTGGCCGAGGACGGGCTCCGGATCGTCGGCGAGGTCGAGAACATTGGGCCGAGCCTCACCAAGACGCTCACCGTCACGGTGCCCGAGGGCGAGTACGTCACCGCATGCAAGCCGGGCATGGTCGGCGAAGGCATCCGCGCCGACTTCAAGGTCACTTCCTCCGACGAGAAGGTGACGGTCAGCGCCGACGAGGCCGAACTCATCGAGCAGGCCACCAACAACTACCGCGCCTACGTCCAGGACCAGACCTCGCAGCTGCTGGTGAAGACGAAGGAGTTCGTCGAGCTCTACAAGGCCGGCGACTCCGACGACGAGGCCCGCGCCCTCTACCCGGTCGCCCGCGAGCACTGGGAGCGGATCGAGACCGTCGCCGAGTCGTTCGGTGACCTCGACCCGAAGATGGATGCCCGCGAGGCCGACGTCGACTTCGCCGCTGGCGAGAAGTGGACCGGCTGGCACGCGATCGAGAAGGACCTCTGGCCGGCCCGTGCAGAGAAGTACGCTGCGTGGACTCCCGAGGAGCGCGCGACGTACGCCGACGACCTGCTCGCCAACACGGTCGAGCTCGACAAGCGGGTCCAGGCCACCGGCACCGGCGCGCTGGAGTACCCGCTCGACGCCATCGCCAACGGCTCGCGCGGCCTGCTCGAAGAGGTCGCGACCGGCAAGGTCACCGGCGAGGAGGAGTTCTGGTCGCGGACCGACCTGTGGGACTTCCAGGCCAATGTCGACGGCGCGCGGATCGCCTTCGAGGGCGTGCAGCCCGTGCTGGAGACCAAGAACGCCGAGCTCGCCGAGCAGCTGACCACCCGCTTCACCGAGCTGAACGAGCTGCTCGACGGCCACCGCAAGGGGGACGGCTTCGTCTACTACGACGAGCTGACCAAGGACGACGTCGACCAGCTGGCCGCCGCCGTCAACACGCTCTCCGAGCCGCTGTCCCACCTCACCGCTGCGGTCGTCTCCTGA
- the efeU gene encoding iron uptake transporter permease EfeU, whose amino-acid sequence MLANFLIGLREGLEAALVVSILIAYLVKTDRRELLPRIWLGVGIAVAISLAFGAALTFGPRGLTFEAQEAIGGLLSLVAVAFVTWMIFWMATAARGLGAELRGQIDRAASGNRWSLALVAMLAVGREGLETALFLWAATQAGTREATGVVAQTWEPLVGASLGIACAIVLGYLIYRGAISLNLSVFFTWTGAFLILVAGGVLAYGIHDLQEAGILPGLHDIAFDVSATIPPSSWYGTVLKGVFNFSPVTTKFEAAAWLAYVIPVGALFLLRPRLIQSRLVRSQRSPQEN is encoded by the coding sequence GTGCTCGCCAACTTCCTCATCGGACTCCGCGAAGGCCTCGAGGCCGCGCTCGTGGTGAGCATCCTCATCGCGTACCTCGTGAAGACCGATCGGCGTGAGCTCCTTCCGCGGATCTGGCTGGGCGTCGGCATCGCAGTCGCGATCTCGCTGGCCTTCGGTGCCGCCCTCACCTTCGGCCCGCGCGGACTGACCTTCGAGGCGCAGGAGGCGATCGGCGGACTGCTGTCGCTCGTGGCGGTCGCCTTCGTGACCTGGATGATCTTCTGGATGGCCACGGCGGCCCGCGGGCTGGGCGCGGAATTGCGGGGCCAGATCGATCGAGCCGCCTCTGGCAACCGCTGGTCCCTCGCGCTCGTTGCCATGCTCGCCGTCGGGCGGGAAGGTCTCGAGACGGCGCTGTTCCTCTGGGCAGCGACGCAGGCAGGCACCCGCGAGGCCACCGGTGTCGTCGCCCAGACCTGGGAACCCCTGGTCGGTGCATCGCTCGGCATCGCCTGCGCGATCGTCCTCGGTTACCTCATCTATCGCGGCGCGATCAGCCTCAACCTCTCCGTCTTCTTCACCTGGACCGGGGCGTTCCTGATCCTCGTGGCGGGCGGCGTGCTCGCCTACGGCATCCACGACCTGCAGGAGGCGGGCATCCTGCCGGGCCTGCACGACATCGCCTTCGACGTCTCCGCCACGATTCCGCCCTCCTCCTGGTACGGCACCGTCCTCAAGGGCGTCTTCAACTTCTCGCCGGTCACCACGAAGTTCGAGGCCGCCGCATGGCTGGCCTACGTGATCCCCGTCGGCGCCCTGTTCCTGCTGCGCCCCCGACTCATCCAGTCCCGACTTGTCCGATCCCAACGCTCACCCCAGGAGAACTGA